The Anaerolineae bacterium genome contains the following window.
GGTTCACCTACCAACAGGTGGAACGCCGTCTGGCCGCTCTGAAGCGCGGTGATCGCGAAGACGAACGGGCTCTTTCAGTGGTCACGGCTGGCGGCAGCGTAACCGCGCTAAGTCCCGCCATCTCCATCTTGGCTGACACCTTACATACCGTCGCGGATAGTCAGCAGGCCATCTTGAACGCTCAGCAGGCCAATCGCGAGTTGATGGGGGTTGTCGTGCAAGATAACTTTAGCATCAAAGAAGAGAACGCCAAACTGCGCGATCGCATGTTGGAGTTGGAACGCGAGATGGCTGAGATCCGTCGTCGCGAGGAAGTGCACCGAGAGCGAATGGAATCCCGCATTCAGGCCATCGAATCCACGCTAGGTCATATCGCTGAGCAGCTCGCCACGCTGCAAGAGCAGGCTCAAGCCTCCCAACGACGTGGGCGCGGCCTTTTAGGATGGTTAGTCAATCGTTGAAAGCCGAGTCTCGCACGAAGGTGCGGGCCAACTTGCACAGGTGGCCCGCCCTTATTTTCCCGAACAGGGTTCCTGAATCATCACCCCTTCTAGGTCGTACTCAAGCGCCCCAGTAATGCGCACCTGGACGATCTCACCCACTGGGGCACGGCCGGGGAACAACACCAGCCCGTCTATCTCCGGCGCATCCCGGTACGATCGCCCGTAGGAGATCCCCCGATCGTATCCCTCTACCAGCACATCTAGCACGCGGCCGATCTGGGCCTGATTTCGCCGTAAGGAGATGCGCTGCTGAAGTTCCATTAGTCGTGCCCATCGTTCCTCTTTGACTTCGTCAGGCACTTGGTGGGGGAACCTCGCCGCCGGGGTGCCGGGCTCAGGGCTGAACTGAAATACTCCCACTTTGTCAAACTGCACAGCCTGGACGAAGTCCAGCAACGTCTGGAACTCTGCCTCCGTCTCGCCTGGGAAGCCGACGATGAACGTGGTTCGCAGCGCGATGTCCGGGATCGCCCGACGCAACTTCTGAATGTGGTCCAGCGCGATTTCAGGAGCGGGACGGTGCATACGCCGAAGGATATCGGGATGGGCGTGCTGTAGGGGCATGTCCAGGTAATGGACGATGCGTTGGTCACTGGCCATCACTTCGATTAAGGCATCGCTGACATGGCCTGGATAGGCGTACATCAGCCGTAACCATCGGAGCCCCTCTGCCCGCTGCGTGATGGCTTGCATTAGACGTGGGAGGCTATCAGGCTCGCCGCGATCCCGCCCGTAATCGGTGGTATCCTGCGCAACTAGCACGATCTCGCGCGCGCCACTAGCAGCCAGCGCGCATGCCTCCTCCACCACCGCAGCAAAGGGCCGGCTGCGCAGTTTCCCCTTGAAGCTCGGGATGGAGCAGAAGGAGCAGGGAGCGTTGC
Protein-coding sequences here:
- a CDS encoding helix-turn-helix domain-containing protein, which codes for MSEQNLRRPAEVAARLGISTSTLRRWSQRFSEFLSSDAGGPDSAADADGIHRRYTDEDLTTLLMIKGLLAEGFTYQQVERRLAALKRGDREDERALSVVTAGGSVTALSPAISILADTLHTVADSQQAILNAQQANRELMGVVVQDNFSIKEENAKLRDRMLELEREMAEIRRREEVHRERMESRIQAIESTLGHIAEQLATLQEQAQASQRRGRGLLGWLVNR
- the rimO gene encoding 30S ribosomal protein S12 methylthiotransferase RimO, encoding MKYYLLTLGCPKNLVDSEAMAMLLRRQGYDATVDPLQADILIVNTCGFLQASQEEAIEALQELARQKRPKQLLIAAGCLAQRAAEEIVTRVPEVDGLLGTRRWMEITRLVEVLRGRNGHDGAISRRRRQARYQLLGDPETPLEEVWERPPAINGSAYLKISDGCNAPCSFCSIPSFKGKLRSRPFAAVVEEACALAASGAREIVLVAQDTTDYGRDRGEPDSLPRLMQAITQRAEGLRWLRLMYAYPGHVSDALIEVMASDQRIVHYLDMPLQHAHPDILRRMHRPAPEIALDHIQKLRRAIPDIALRTTFIVGFPGETEAEFQTLLDFVQAVQFDKVGVFQFSPEPGTPAARFPHQVPDEVKEERWARLMELQQRISLRRNQAQIGRVLDVLVEGYDRGISYGRSYRDAPEIDGLVLFPGRAPVGEIVQVRITGALEYDLEGVMIQEPCSGK